A genomic stretch from Psilocybe cubensis strain MGC-MH-2018 chromosome 1, whole genome shotgun sequence includes:
- a CDS encoding putative oxidoreductase YhdF: MSAEDIITAYTVAVPKKQKQDLPGQDKDMSPHLEYTKLEVWDDNGKPSLVEYKGSGKLKGKTAIVTGGDSGIGRAAAIMFAREGATGITISHLPEERDDAKDAKKMIEDSGAACNVVEVDLMEESNCKHLVDSHLKKFGKLDILVNNASKQIMNKNFEEIDLKKVESTFRSNILQMFAVTKYSLPHLKRGSAIINTTSVTAYRGSAGLVDYSSTKGAIVTFTRALATQLAPKGIRVNGVAPGPIITALQAGSRSAENMEGLGVGLPLHGRAGQPAEVGPAYVFLASSDSNIVTGQVIHVNSGEFTGGS, encoded by the exons ATGTCAGCTGAAGATATCATCACCGCATATACCGTCGCTGTCCcaaagaaacagaagcagGATTTGCCTGGGCAAGACAAGGATATGTCTCCTCACTTGGAGTACACGAAGCTCGAGGTCTGGGACGACAATGGAAAGCCCAGCCTTGTCGAGTATAAAGGTTCTGGAAA GCTAAAAGGAAAAACTGCAATCGTGACTGGAGGAGACAGCGGTATTGGACGTGCTGCTGCCATCATGTTCGCTCGCGAAGGCGCCACTGGAATTACCATATCCCATCTTCCTGAAGAAAGAGATGATGCAAAAGACGCGAAGAAAATGATTGAGGACTCTGGAGCTGCTTGTAACGTTGTCGAGGTTGACCTCATGGAAGAGAGCAACTGCAAGCACCTTGTCGACAGCCACCTGAAGAAGTTTGGTAAACTCGACATATTGGTGAACAACGCTTCTAAGCAAAT AATGAACAAGAATTTTGAGGAAATCGACTTGAAGAAGGTTGAGAGCACTTTCCGCTCCAACATTCTCCAGATGTTCGCTGTTACGAAATATTCACTTCCTCATCTCAAGCGAGGTTCTGCTATCATCAACACCACGTCAGTGACGGCCTACAGAGGATCAGCTGGTCTTG TGGACTACAGCTCCACCAAAGGTGCCATCGTAACTTTCACCCGCGCTCTTGCGACCCAATTGGCCCCCAAGGGCATTCGTGTCAACGGAGTGGCTCCCGGCCCTATCATTACTGCTCTTCAAGCTGGATCACGCTCTGCTGAGAATATGGAAGGTCTCGGTGTCGGGCTACCTCTGCACGGTCGCGCTGGACAACCTGCTGAGGTTGGACCGGCTTACGTGTTTTTGGCTTCGAGTGATAGCAATATTGTAACTGGCCAAGTTATTCATGTTAACA GTGGAGAGTTTACTGGAGGATCGTAA